A DNA window from Paenibacillus andongensis contains the following coding sequences:
- the gntK gene encoding gluconokinase, which yields MTVDAVRDKPYIVAADIGTTSTKTLVIDRNGQVLASHSIEYPLFTPAADRAEQDPEQIYGAVVQGIGAVVRKLAITADQVLCVSFSSAMHSLIAVDEQTNPLTPCITWADNRSAHYAEELKRSGLGQQIYSRTGTPIHPMSPLLKLMWFRDNEPDLVKETYKFIGIKEYVFAKLFGRYLIDHSLASATGLFNLEKLDWDAEALGQAGVTPEQLSELVPTTHRVEGLSAELASAMGLSENTPFIIGASDGVLANLGVGAFEPGVVAVTIGTSGAVRSVVTKPQTDPEGRLFCYALTENFWVVGGPINNGGIVFRWVRDQVATAEAEEARRQGIDPYDYLTELASQVAAGSDGLLFLPLLSGERAPYWNANARGVYFGLSLSHQKKHMIRAALEGVMFSIQAVSTSLERIMGPATVIRASGGFARSEFWRQMMTNMLGTSVTVPDSIESSGIGAALLGLLAMGEIEDLSHAHQWIQVGKAHEVNENDYRVYQQLTSIYTSVYHQLKDQFDAITAFQQQHLRSPQT from the coding sequence ATGACAGTTGACGCAGTCAGAGATAAGCCTTACATTGTCGCCGCGGATATCGGGACAACGAGTACCAAGACGCTTGTAATTGATCGGAATGGTCAAGTTTTAGCTTCGCACTCAATTGAATATCCGCTCTTCACACCGGCCGCTGATCGGGCCGAACAAGATCCGGAACAAATCTATGGCGCCGTTGTGCAAGGAATTGGCGCTGTTGTTCGCAAGCTTGCTATTACAGCTGACCAAGTGCTCTGCGTCTCCTTCAGCTCAGCTATGCACAGCCTCATTGCGGTTGACGAGCAGACGAACCCTCTGACCCCATGTATCACTTGGGCGGATAATCGCAGTGCGCATTATGCGGAAGAGCTTAAGCGCAGCGGCCTAGGTCAGCAGATTTACTCGCGGACAGGAACGCCAATTCACCCGATGTCACCGCTTCTTAAATTGATGTGGTTCCGTGATAACGAACCCGATCTCGTTAAGGAAACTTATAAGTTCATTGGCATCAAGGAGTACGTCTTCGCGAAGCTGTTTGGTCGCTATCTTATTGACCATTCACTAGCTAGTGCAACAGGGCTATTCAATCTGGAGAAGCTCGATTGGGATGCAGAAGCGCTTGGTCAGGCCGGTGTGACGCCGGAACAGCTTTCTGAGCTGGTGCCGACAACACACCGCGTAGAAGGGCTCAGCGCCGAGTTAGCCTCCGCAATGGGCTTGTCCGAGAACACGCCCTTCATTATCGGCGCGTCCGACGGCGTCCTCGCGAATCTCGGCGTAGGTGCTTTCGAGCCGGGTGTCGTCGCCGTCACCATCGGCACCAGCGGTGCCGTGCGCAGCGTCGTCACCAAGCCGCAAACCGACCCCGAAGGCAGGCTGTTCTGCTATGCGCTAACAGAAAACTTCTGGGTCGTGGGAGGGCCGATCAACAACGGTGGTATCGTTTTCCGTTGGGTGAGAGACCAGGTCGCTACGGCGGAAGCCGAAGAAGCCCGCCGCCAGGGAATCGATCCCTATGATTACTTGACGGAGCTAGCGTCACAAGTTGCTGCGGGCTCTGATGGCCTGCTGTTCCTGCCGCTGCTTTCCGGCGAGCGCGCGCCTTACTGGAACGCGAATGCACGCGGCGTTTACTTCGGGCTTTCACTTAGCCATCAGAAGAAACATATGATTCGTGCAGCGCTCGAAGGTGTTATGTTCTCCATCCAGGCAGTTAGCACTTCCTTGGAGCGGATTATGGGACCTGCCACTGTGATTCGCGCGTCCGGCGGATTTGCCCGATCTGAATTTTGGCGCCAGATGATGACGAATATGCTCGGCACATCTGTCACTGTGCCTGATTCGATTGAAAGCTCAGGGATCGGCGCAGCTTTACTAGGTTTGCTCGCAATGGGGGAAATCGAAGATCTATCTCATGCTCATCAATGGATTCAGGTAGGAAAGGCTCACGAGGTGAATGAAAACGATTATCGCGTCTATCAACAATTGACATCTATTTATACAAGCGTATATCATCAGTTAAAAGATCAATTCGATGCGATTACCGCTTTTCAACAACAGCACCTTCGGAGCCCTCAGACATAA
- a CDS encoding SDR family oxidoreductase produces MNLFNLTGKTAVIIGGNSTLGGSMALALAGHGAKVAIIGRNQEKSDQVRESIEAIGGEANTFQADATRREDLELVLKEVIAWSGSVDILMNCPGKNSATPFFDISMEEWDSIMEVNLKSVVLACQVFGKYMVDRGEGGSIINISSVSSDPPLSRVFTYSASKAAVNNITQNLAREFAPSRVRVNAIIPGFFPAEQNRKILSPERVESIMRHTPMNRFGEASELQGAAVFLASEQASSFVTGSVLRVDGGFGAMTI; encoded by the coding sequence ATGAATTTATTCAATCTTACAGGGAAAACAGCAGTGATTATTGGCGGCAACAGCACGCTTGGAGGCTCTATGGCTCTTGCCTTGGCTGGACATGGAGCGAAAGTAGCCATCATCGGTCGTAATCAAGAGAAAAGTGATCAGGTTCGTGAGAGCATTGAAGCCATAGGTGGGGAAGCAAATACCTTTCAAGCGGATGCGACGAGACGGGAAGATTTGGAGCTTGTTCTCAAAGAAGTTATCGCTTGGTCCGGCAGCGTGGATATTCTTATGAACTGCCCTGGCAAAAATAGTGCCACACCTTTCTTTGACATTTCCATGGAAGAATGGGATTCTATAATGGAGGTTAATTTGAAAAGCGTCGTGTTAGCCTGCCAAGTGTTCGGGAAATACATGGTTGATCGAGGAGAGGGAGGAAGTATTATTAATATTTCATCCGTTTCGTCTGATCCGCCGCTTTCCCGTGTATTCACTTACTCCGCTTCCAAAGCAGCTGTCAATAACATCACGCAGAATCTAGCCCGTGAATTCGCTCCGAGCCGCGTCCGTGTTAACGCGATTATTCCTGGATTCTTCCCAGCGGAGCAGAATCGAAAGATTCTGTCGCCGGAACGTGTCGAGTCCATTATGCGTCATACGCCCATGAATCGATTCGGTGAAGCGTCTGAGCTTCAGGGTGCTGCTGTGTTCCTTGCTTCTGAACAAGCTTCTAGCTTTGTAACAGGTTCTGTTTTAAGAGTGGATGGCGGTTTTGGCGCGATGACGATTTAA
- the gndA gene encoding NADP-dependent phosphogluconate dehydrogenase produces MSKQQIGVVGLAVMGKNLALNIESRGFTVSVFNRSAEKTKELLQEAPGKQLVGTYSMEEFVQSLEVPRKILIMVKAGGPTDDTINQLVPYLDKGDILIDGGNAFFPDTQRRNKELAEKGIRFVGTGVSGGEEGALNGPAIMPGGQEDAYKLVEPILTAISAKVGDDACCTYIGPDGAGHYVKMVHNGIEYGDMQLICEAYQLLKDVLNVSVEELHEIFTEWNNGELDSYLIEITRDIFTKYDAETGKPMVDVILDSAGQKGTGKWTSQSALDLGVPLSIITESVFSRFISAMKQERVAASKVLKGPDAPAFTGDRKAFIEAVRQALYASKICSYAQGFAQMRAASEEYNWDLKYGNIAKIFRGGCIIRARFLQNIMEAYDRDPGLKNLLLDSYFNGVVDNYQQSWRQVIAEAVTRGIAVPAFATALAYYDSYRTERLPANLLQAQRDYFGAHTFQRVDKEGSFHFNWMEN; encoded by the coding sequence ATGTCTAAACAACAAATTGGTGTCGTCGGTCTTGCGGTTATGGGGAAAAACTTGGCATTAAACATCGAGAGCAGAGGATTCACTGTATCCGTATTTAACCGTTCTGCTGAAAAAACAAAAGAGCTTCTTCAAGAAGCCCCAGGCAAACAACTAGTAGGTACATACAGCATGGAAGAATTCGTGCAATCGCTCGAAGTTCCACGCAAAATTTTGATTATGGTTAAAGCTGGCGGTCCTACTGACGATACGATTAACCAACTTGTTCCTTATTTGGACAAAGGCGATATCTTGATCGATGGAGGCAATGCGTTCTTCCCAGATACGCAGCGTCGTAACAAAGAGCTAGCAGAGAAAGGTATTCGTTTCGTTGGAACGGGTGTTTCCGGCGGTGAAGAAGGCGCATTGAATGGCCCTGCTATTATGCCGGGCGGACAAGAAGACGCTTATAAACTCGTTGAGCCTATCCTTACAGCGATTTCTGCCAAAGTGGGCGACGATGCTTGTTGTACTTATATCGGACCTGATGGTGCTGGCCACTACGTGAAAATGGTGCATAACGGCATTGAGTATGGTGATATGCAGCTTATCTGCGAAGCGTATCAATTGTTGAAGGATGTTCTGAACGTAAGCGTTGAAGAGCTTCATGAGATCTTCACAGAGTGGAACAACGGCGAGCTCGACAGCTATTTGATCGAAATTACACGTGATATTTTCACTAAATATGATGCTGAAACCGGCAAGCCTATGGTTGATGTAATTCTAGATTCCGCTGGTCAAAAAGGAACAGGAAAATGGACCAGTCAAAGTGCTTTGGATCTTGGCGTACCGCTTTCCATTATTACAGAATCCGTATTCTCCCGTTTCATCTCCGCGATGAAGCAAGAACGCGTAGCGGCAAGCAAAGTACTCAAAGGACCTGATGCTCCAGCCTTTACAGGCGATCGCAAAGCGTTTATCGAGGCTGTTCGCCAAGCGCTTTACGCAAGTAAAATTTGTTCTTATGCCCAAGGCTTTGCTCAAATGAGAGCAGCTTCCGAGGAATATAATTGGGATTTGAAATATGGCAACATCGCAAAGATCTTCCGCGGCGGCTGTATCATTCGTGCAAGATTCCTGCAAAATATTATGGAAGCCTACGACCGCGATCCTGGACTCAAAAACCTGCTGCTTGATTCTTACTTCAATGGTGTTGTAGACAACTATCAACAATCATGGAGACAAGTCATCGCAGAAGCGGTTACTCGCGGGATTGCTGTTCCGGCTTTCGCAACGGCACTTGCTTACTACGATAGCTATCGTACAGAAAGATTGCCAGCAAACTTGCTGCAAGCGCAGCGCGATTATTTTGGTGCACATACATTCCAACGTGTGGACAAAGAAGGTTCCTTCCACTTCAATTGGATGGAAAACTAA
- a CDS encoding shikimate kinase: MTASNIVLVGFMGTGKSTVGKKLAEHLGWIFQDSDAALEEEHQTSISDLFRIHGESHFRALESKALEHILTRKGQIVSTGGGAVLAESNRACMLQNGFVVALKASPEIIIQRVSSDTSRPLLQGNLEERVHLLLEQRKFAYDFAHSVIDTTQLTTDEITALIIQQAEI, encoded by the coding sequence GTGACAGCTAGCAATATAGTACTTGTAGGATTTATGGGGACAGGTAAATCAACGGTTGGTAAGAAGCTGGCCGAGCATCTGGGATGGATCTTTCAAGATTCGGACGCGGCTCTGGAAGAAGAGCATCAAACAAGCATATCGGACTTGTTTCGTATTCATGGTGAATCGCATTTTCGCGCTTTGGAAAGTAAGGCGCTGGAACATATATTAACTCGTAAAGGACAAATTGTTTCTACAGGCGGTGGCGCAGTGCTGGCCGAGAGTAACCGAGCGTGTATGCTCCAGAATGGCTTTGTGGTTGCGCTGAAAGCATCACCAGAGATCATCATTCAAAGAGTGAGCAGTGATACCAGTCGTCCTTTGCTGCAGGGGAATTTAGAGGAGCGCGTTCACCTGCTGCTTGAACAACGTAAGTTTGCCTATGATTTCGCGCATTCGGTTATTGATACTACGCAATTAACAACGGACGAAATTACAGCACTTATCATCCAGCAAGCTGAAATTTAG
- a CDS encoding rhodanese-like domain-containing protein, which produces MDTILPSEIKERLDRGEQLAIVDVREDDEVAAGIIPGAKHIPLAQLPDRLSEIPQVEELILVCRSGNRSGRAISFLEAQGYKGLKNMTGGMLEWED; this is translated from the coding sequence ATGGATACGATTTTACCATCCGAAATCAAAGAAAGACTGGACCGCGGCGAACAACTAGCGATTGTCGATGTTCGCGAAGATGATGAAGTAGCTGCCGGTATCATCCCAGGAGCTAAACATATTCCGCTAGCTCAATTGCCAGACCGCCTAAGCGAAATTCCCCAAGTCGAAGAGCTCATTCTCGTTTGCCGCAGCGGAAACCGCAGTGGACGCGCAATTAGCTTCTTGGAGGCTCAAGGCTATAAAGGTCTTAAAAACATGACTGGCGGCATGTTGGAGTGGGAGGACTAA
- the crcB gene encoding fluoride efflux transporter CrcB, giving the protein MLYIGLAGILGAIARFALSAIWNPTTVSVFPWGTFICNLIGCLILGFITFAPKLRIPTRLRLPITTGFIGSFTTFSTFSFETMRMLNQGHVVLAAIYVLGSLWGGLGATWMGVRIGESVLGGDRRS; this is encoded by the coding sequence ATGCTGTACATTGGTTTAGCCGGTATATTAGGCGCCATTGCCCGATTTGCGCTCTCTGCCATATGGAATCCTACGACGGTTTCCGTTTTTCCTTGGGGAACTTTTATTTGTAATCTAATCGGCTGTCTGATTCTTGGATTTATTACGTTCGCCCCGAAGCTTCGCATACCTACTAGACTTCGACTGCCAATAACAACTGGTTTTATTGGATCTTTTACTACGTTCTCTACTTTCAGCTTTGAAACCATGCGTATGCTTAACCAGGGACATGTGGTCCTTGCTGCTATTTATGTTTTGGGAAGTTTATGGGGAGGACTAGGAGCAACATGGATGGGTGTCCGTATTGGTGAGTCTGTTCTAGGGGGCGATCGTCGATCATGA
- the crcB gene encoding fluoride efflux transporter CrcB has translation MMTWLWPICLVGFGGFFGAICRFQLGTTISNRFPSSIPYGTLTINLLGCFLLGLLMRYHSFDDWKLLIGTGFMGAFTTFSTLNLESIKQLRSGQWQAWILYTLLSYTGGILLTFLGYYI, from the coding sequence ATGATGACATGGTTATGGCCCATTTGCCTGGTAGGTTTTGGAGGATTCTTTGGCGCAATTTGCCGATTTCAGCTGGGGACAACCATTTCAAACAGGTTCCCAAGTTCTATTCCGTATGGTACACTGACAATAAATCTTTTGGGTTGTTTTTTGCTCGGACTATTGATGAGATATCATTCTTTTGACGATTGGAAATTGTTGATAGGCACGGGTTTTATGGGTGCTTTCACCACATTTTCCACATTGAATCTCGAAAGCATTAAGCAGCTCCGCTCTGGACAATGGCAAGCTTGGATCCTATATACACTGCTCAGTTATACCGGTGGAATTCTACTGACATTCCTCGGATATTACATATAA
- the aroA gene encoding 3-phosphoshikimate 1-carboxyvinyltransferase, producing MKAIVKPTAHLQGEINALSSKNYTTRYLLIGALADGTSTIYYPAHSEDSDAMRRCVRNLGAIIEEDDEKIVITGFGKHPKHVSELNVGNAGAVLRFLMSTAAFCPDLTFVNTYPESLGKRPHNDLIDTLQQMGVEVQHSNGRLPITIKGGQPRGGKLTVSGNVSSQFLSSLLFMTPLLEEDSEIEVLHDLKSKIIVGQTLEVLEQAGIIVHASEDLMHYRIPGRQSYQAKEYVIQGDYPGSAAILAAAAVTNSDVRVLRLEENSKQGEKACVDVLRAMGVNLTHDNGVVHVRGNQKLVAGEFDGDHFTDAVLAMVAAAVFAEGTSRFYNVENLRYKECDRITDYLNELRKAGADVEERQSEIIVHGKPQGVTGGVEINAHFDHRVIMALTVVGLRSEKGLIIRDAHHVAKSYPQYFDHLRSIGAQVELVSET from the coding sequence ATGAAAGCCATCGTGAAACCAACTGCCCATCTACAAGGGGAAATAAATGCTCTCTCCTCCAAAAACTACACAACCCGCTATTTGCTAATAGGAGCACTTGCAGACGGGACGAGCACCATCTATTATCCGGCTCATAGTGAAGACAGTGATGCCATGAGACGCTGTGTTCGTAATTTGGGCGCCATTATTGAAGAAGATGATGAGAAAATCGTTATTACGGGTTTTGGTAAGCATCCCAAGCATGTTTCTGAGCTGAATGTAGGTAATGCCGGTGCTGTACTTCGCTTTTTGATGTCGACAGCTGCTTTTTGTCCTGATTTGACTTTTGTAAATACATATCCGGAGTCACTGGGGAAGCGACCGCATAATGATCTCATTGATACTTTGCAACAAATGGGTGTGGAAGTGCAACATTCTAACGGACGTCTGCCGATAACTATTAAAGGGGGACAACCGCGCGGTGGCAAGCTCACTGTTTCCGGTAATGTCAGTTCTCAGTTCCTAAGCTCTCTCTTATTTATGACACCTTTGCTAGAAGAGGATAGTGAGATTGAAGTGCTGCATGATTTGAAATCCAAAATCATTGTAGGTCAAACACTGGAAGTATTAGAACAGGCTGGTATTATCGTACACGCCAGCGAAGACCTTATGCACTACCGCATTCCAGGTAGACAATCCTATCAAGCCAAAGAATATGTCATTCAAGGCGATTACCCGGGGTCTGCAGCGATTCTAGCAGCTGCGGCAGTGACGAATTCAGACGTACGAGTTCTTCGTCTTGAAGAGAACAGCAAGCAGGGTGAGAAGGCTTGTGTAGATGTCTTGCGAGCAATGGGTGTCAATTTAACTCATGACAATGGTGTAGTGCATGTTAGAGGCAACCAAAAGCTGGTTGCTGGTGAGTTTGATGGAGATCACTTTACAGATGCTGTGCTTGCAATGGTTGCAGCAGCTGTATTTGCAGAAGGTACTTCTCGTTTCTACAATGTTGAAAATTTACGTTATAAAGAGTGCGACCGTATCACCGATTATTTGAACGAGCTGCGTAAAGCTGGAGCCGACGTAGAAGAACGCCAAAGTGAAATTATCGTGCATGGTAAACCACAAGGTGTTACAGGCGGAGTCGAAATTAATGCTCATTTCGATCACAGAGTGATTATGGCTCTTACTGTTGTTGGTCTTCGTTCTGAGAAGGGTTTGATCATTCGTGATGCCCATCATGTGGCCAAATCCTACCCGCAGTACTTTGATCATTTACGTTCTATTGGTGCTCAGGTTGAACTTGTGAGTGAGACATAG
- a CDS encoding C39 family peptidase, producing the protein MTIIWQGLKVTFGFFLVVGLVFASSVFAVLLYAKATGKEPALFASSPAILAAKPTASVKVNEVASPSPAIQMKKSAMIDAPVFAQLPELPAGCEITSLTMMLQYHGITKSKMELAAEMPKDDTPATINADGSIAYWGNPNTGFVGDVTRKQRGFGIYHAGLFPLLKSYIPQAIDITGESFELYEQQIANDIPVIIWTTIDFNNPYKWVTWDTPKGPIKTTYAEHAVLLVGYDENNVYLNDPLSGKKQVQVNKNQFIDSWTAMGKQGLTYLKK; encoded by the coding sequence ATGACGATTATTTGGCAGGGGTTAAAGGTGACGTTCGGTTTCTTCCTCGTTGTTGGACTTGTGTTTGCTAGCAGTGTATTTGCCGTATTGCTGTATGCTAAAGCGACTGGTAAAGAACCAGCGTTATTTGCGTCCAGTCCTGCGATACTTGCCGCTAAGCCAACAGCATCCGTGAAAGTCAATGAGGTTGCTTCTCCGTCGCCGGCTATCCAGATGAAAAAATCAGCAATGATTGATGCGCCTGTCTTTGCTCAACTACCAGAACTGCCAGCAGGTTGTGAAATAACAAGTTTAACGATGATGCTGCAGTATCATGGAATTACAAAAAGTAAAATGGAACTTGCTGCAGAAATGCCCAAGGATGACACACCAGCTACTATAAATGCAGACGGCTCAATTGCTTACTGGGGAAATCCGAACACAGGTTTCGTAGGCGATGTCACTCGGAAGCAGAGAGGTTTTGGCATCTATCATGCCGGTCTATTTCCACTGTTGAAATCGTATATCCCTCAAGCCATCGACATTACGGGTGAGTCCTTCGAATTGTATGAACAGCAGATTGCGAATGATATTCCGGTTATTATTTGGACCACAATCGATTTCAACAACCCTTACAAATGGGTAACTTGGGATACACCTAAGGGACCTATCAAGACGACATATGCTGAGCATGCTGTATTATTGGTAGGATATGATGAGAATAATGTATACTTGAATGATCCATTAAGCGGAAAAAAGCAAGTGCAGGTAAACAAAAATCAGTTTATCGACAGTTGGACCGCAATGGGAAAACAAGGTCTCACGTACCTGAAAAAATAG
- a CDS encoding CoA-binding protein, which translates to MTTFENPSREHIKEILASAGNIAVVGLSDKPDRTSYMVSAAMQSRGYRIIPVNPNATEILGEKCYASLSDIPETVDIVNVFRRADQVVPVAEEAVKINAKVFWLQLDIVNEEAARIASEAGLEVVMDRCIKVEDAILNPRNN; encoded by the coding sequence ATGACGACATTTGAAAATCCGTCAAGAGAGCACATCAAGGAAATCCTAGCGAGTGCAGGAAATATTGCCGTAGTAGGTTTGTCTGATAAACCAGATCGTACATCTTATATGGTTTCCGCGGCTATGCAAAGCAGGGGGTACCGGATCATTCCTGTCAATCCGAACGCCACTGAAATACTAGGCGAGAAATGCTACGCTTCTTTATCTGATATTCCTGAAACCGTGGATATCGTCAATGTGTTTCGCCGTGCTGATCAAGTGGTTCCTGTCGCTGAAGAAGCCGTCAAAATTAATGCAAAGGTTTTCTGGCTACAGCTCGATATTGTGAATGAAGAAGCTGCACGTATTGCCAGCGAAGCCGGGTTAGAAGTCGTTATGGACCGCTGCATTAAAGTGGAAGATGCGATTCTAAATCCTCGAAATAACTAA
- a CDS encoding NAD(P)/FAD-dependent oxidoreductase, producing the protein MTYDVIIIGAGPAGSSAALFTAKAGKKTLVIDNNQSVTKRAWVENHYGVEAIAGPDLVEIGKKQAAKFGTEFVQGKAEQLTKTEEGFQVTTDNEAYEGKHVILATGLSVELAEASGIQTRPGTEPRIKTVVDADAQGNTSIKGVWAAGTTAGVSMHTIVTAGDGAKVAINVISELNGERYVDHDILKA; encoded by the coding sequence ATGACATACGACGTAATTATTATTGGAGCAGGCCCAGCAGGATCTAGTGCAGCCCTATTCACAGCAAAAGCAGGTAAAAAGACGCTTGTCATTGACAACAATCAAAGTGTCACTAAACGAGCGTGGGTCGAGAATCATTATGGCGTAGAAGCGATAGCAGGGCCTGATTTAGTCGAAATCGGGAAGAAACAAGCTGCTAAATTCGGAACTGAATTCGTACAAGGCAAGGCGGAGCAATTGACAAAAACCGAAGAAGGTTTCCAAGTAACGACGGACAACGAAGCTTACGAAGGAAAACATGTTATTCTCGCAACAGGACTGTCCGTTGAGCTTGCAGAAGCTTCAGGCATTCAGACGAGGCCTGGAACAGAACCACGCATCAAAACAGTCGTTGATGCAGATGCGCAAGGCAACACCAGCATTAAAGGTGTATGGGCAGCAGGTACTACAGCAGGAGTTAGTATGCACACAATTGTTACGGCCGGTGATGGTGCTAAAGTAGCAATTAATGTGATTAGTGAATTAAATGGTGAACGTTACGTCGACCATGATATATTAAAAGCATAG
- a CDS encoding glucose PTS transporter subunit IIA, translating into MNWMGNLQQLGRSLMLPTIALPIAAVLLRLGDLPWDVIHASSLGDMLLLAGNTVFDYIPIIFAVGVALGLTESAGIAGLSAMLGYFMFTRLIEHELGTQFQLGVPGGILIGLLAAIIYHRCKEIKLPEYIQFFGGPRIVPLIMGLSTLVVSYIMIIIGPYLEMGMGKLSNWLLGLGGIGAFVYGIAHRLLVPSGLHHILNNFFWFQVGAYQTPTGHMAYGDLPRYFAGDPTAGLYMAGLYPIMMFALPAIAFAIIGEAREDLKPKIRATFLTAALASFLTGVTEPIEFAFLFVAPYLFVIHAILSGAAMWLAYELNIHHGFSYSAGAIDYVINLHLSHNGLLLIPIGIVYGLLYYFLFRWAIRRFQIPTPGREEGSSLEEWAGDIPYRSPLILQALGGKDNIKKIEACITRLRLTLVNDRLMDITALRHLGAAGVIRLGGGNVQVVFGTFSELIREEIMKVLRKDIHVVLFTSPMQGRMIPIEEVPDRIFASRLVGNGVAFIPEKGELVSPVAGTIMHIYPTMHALGIQTEEGLEVLLHIGIDTSSLPGKCFNAVVKEGDHVESGQLLVKFNYNKVKKFASSMATPMIITNPDLVKSWSFAPFKAVKKGQGSVMSVVLKPTKQTGGTNG; encoded by the coding sequence TTGAACTGGATGGGGAACTTACAACAGCTTGGCCGCTCATTAATGCTGCCTACCATTGCGCTTCCTATCGCTGCTGTGTTGCTTCGTCTAGGGGATCTACCTTGGGATGTCATTCATGCATCTAGCTTAGGGGATATGCTGCTGTTGGCTGGGAATACGGTCTTCGATTATATACCGATCATATTCGCAGTTGGTGTTGCGCTAGGCCTTACAGAGAGCGCTGGGATTGCTGGTTTATCAGCCATGCTGGGCTATTTTATGTTCACAAGACTAATTGAACATGAGCTGGGGACTCAATTTCAACTGGGCGTGCCAGGTGGGATATTAATTGGATTACTGGCTGCTATTATTTATCATCGCTGTAAAGAGATTAAGCTCCCGGAATACATACAATTTTTCGGTGGCCCCCGTATAGTTCCGCTTATTATGGGGCTATCTACGCTGGTAGTGTCTTATATTATGATCATTATTGGCCCCTACTTAGAAATGGGGATGGGCAAGCTCTCCAACTGGCTGCTTGGATTAGGCGGTATAGGCGCTTTTGTTTATGGTATCGCGCATCGTCTTCTGGTACCGTCGGGTTTGCATCATATTTTGAATAACTTTTTCTGGTTTCAAGTAGGTGCTTATCAGACACCAACGGGGCATATGGCTTATGGGGATTTGCCTAGGTATTTTGCCGGGGATCCGACAGCTGGTTTGTATATGGCCGGATTATATCCCATTATGATGTTTGCCCTCCCAGCAATCGCTTTTGCAATTATTGGGGAAGCGCGGGAAGATTTGAAGCCGAAGATTAGGGCCACATTCTTGACGGCAGCGCTAGCTTCTTTTTTAACCGGCGTCACTGAGCCTATTGAATTTGCGTTTCTCTTTGTAGCTCCGTATTTATTTGTTATTCATGCGATTTTGTCTGGAGCGGCCATGTGGTTGGCTTATGAATTGAATATTCACCACGGTTTTTCGTATTCGGCCGGTGCCATCGACTACGTCATTAATTTGCACCTATCGCATAACGGTTTACTGCTGATACCGATCGGTATCGTTTATGGGCTTCTCTACTATTTCTTGTTCCGCTGGGCCATAAGGCGGTTCCAGATTCCTACGCCAGGTAGAGAAGAAGGATCTTCACTTGAAGAGTGGGCAGGCGATATTCCATATCGATCTCCACTTATTTTGCAAGCACTCGGTGGGAAAGACAATATTAAGAAGATTGAAGCCTGCATTACCAGATTGCGTCTTACACTTGTCAATGATCGTTTGATGGACATCACGGCATTACGACACTTAGGAGCAGCAGGCGTCATCCGTCTTGGAGGAGGCAATGTTCAGGTCGTGTTCGGAACATTCTCAGAGCTAATTCGTGAAGAGATTATGAAAGTATTGCGCAAAGATATTCATGTAGTGTTATTTACATCGCCAATGCAAGGACGCATGATCCCGATTGAAGAAGTACCTGATCGTATCTTTGCTTCGCGTTTGGTAGGAAACGGCGTTGCTTTTATTCCCGAGAAAGGAGAACTGGTTTCTCCTGTTGCCGGGACCATTATGCACATTTATCCGACGATGCACGCCCTTGGCATCCAGACCGAAGAAGGTTTGGAGGTCCTGCTGCACATTGGCATCGATACGTCTAGTTTGCCGGGTAAATGTTTTAATGCAGTAGTAAAAGAAGGCGATCACGTGGAATCGGGGCAACTGCTTGTTAAGTTTAACTATAATAAAGTTAAAAAATTCGCTTCATCGATGGCGACACCGATGATTATTACGAATCCCGATCTTGTTAAATCCTGGAGCTTTGCTCCATTTAAAGCTGTCAAAAAAGGCCAAGGTTCTGTGATGTCTGTTGTCCTAAAGCCTACTAAACAAACGGGGGGGACGAATGGATGA